One window from the genome of Calliopsis andreniformis isolate RMS-2024a chromosome 12, iyCalAndr_principal, whole genome shotgun sequence encodes:
- the Mfap1 gene encoding microfibril-associated protein 1 has product MMMDYFVTNNSLAPAPMGIQSTAGAVPVKNDKGEVSMKKVKVHRYVSGKRPDYAPAASSEEESEEEDFLERRVHKNYEENEISTEVPTQSQVRIRDEDDPRIRRLTRLERQKESNTEIRVERHRHIHEPELIEVEPERTRERIKLESSDSSEDEELSDSEIERRREALKQRVLSKKENEEELIHGEEDERSGESSEESSEYEEYTDSEEETGPRLKPVFVRKKDRITVMEKEKEAMKQKQAEIEAKKMAEERKRHTLRMVEEAIRKETQVGKNNNDQEGKLEDVCTDDENDEVEYEAWKLRELKRIKRDREEREQLEKERLEIERIRNMTEEERRQEARLNPKLITNKAAKGKYKFLQKYYHRGAFYLDKEDNIFKRDFSGATLEDHFDKTILPKVMQVKNFGRSGRTKYTHLVDQDTTQFDSPWISETAQNLKFHNNQAAGMKQIFDRPSLKKRKSEN; this is encoded by the exons ATGATGATGGATTACTTTGTTACGAATAATTCCTTAGCACCTGCACCTATGGGAATCCAAAGTACTGCAGGTGCTGTTCCTGTGAAAAATGATAAAG GGGAAGTGTCTATGAAAAAAGTGAAAGTTCATCGCTATGTTTCTGGTAAACGTCCTGATTATGCACCAGCAGCTAGCTCTGAAGAAGAATCTGAAGAAGAAGACTTTCTAGAAAGACGAGTACATAAGAATTATGAGGAGAATGAAATTTCTACAGAAGTTCCTACTCAATCACAAGTTAGGATAAGAGATGAAGACGATCCTCGTATAAGGAGATTGACACGATTAGAAAGGCAAAAGGAATCTAATACGGAAATTCGTGTAGAAagacataggcatatccatgaaCCAGAATTAATAGAAGTTGAACCAGAAAGAACTCGTGAAAGGATTAAATTAGAAAGTTCAGATTCATCAGAAGATGAGGAATTATCAGATTCCGAGATTGAAAGAAGACGTGAAGCATTAAAACAAAGAGTTTTATCCAAGAAAGAAAATGAAGAGGAATTAATTCATGGTGAAGAAGATGAAAGATCAGGTGAGAGTTCGGAAGAAAGTTCTGAATATGAAGAATACACAGATTCAGAAGAAGAAACTGGTCCAAGATTGAAACCTGTTTTTGTACGTAAAAAGGATAGAATTACTGTAatggagaaagagaaagaagcaATGAAACAAAAGCAAGCAGAAATTGAGGCCAAGAAGATGGCTGAGGAACGAAAAAGGCATACACTAAGG ATGGTAGAAGAGGCAATTAGAAAGGAAACACAAGTTGGTAAGAATAACAATGACCAAGAAGGAAAGCTCGAAGATGTTTGTACAGATGATGAAAATGATGAAGTAGAATATGAAGCATGGAAATTGCGAGAACTGAAAAGAATTAAACGTGATCGTGAGGAAAGAGAACA ACTTGAAAAGGAACGTCTCGAAATCGAACGTATTCGAAATATGACGGAAGAAGAGCGAAGACAAGAAGCTCGGTTGAATCCGAAACTTATTACAAACAAAGCAGCTAAAGGAAAGTATAAATTTTTACAAAAGTATTATCATCGTGGAGCGTTCTATTTGGACAAAGAGgacaatatatttaaacgagactTTTCTGGTGCAACATTGGAAGATCACTTCGATAAGACAATTTTACCAAAAGTAATGCAAGTAAAGAACTTCGGGCGTAGTGGTAGAACTAAATATACTCATTTAGTCGATCAAGATACTACTCAATTTGATTCGCCATGGATCTCGGAAACAGCCCAAAATTTGAAGTTCCACAATAATCAAGCAGCGGGAATGAAACAGATATTCGATCGTCCGTCATTAAAAAAGCGAAAAAGTGAAAATTGA